From the Nodularia sphaerocarpa UHCC 0038 genome, the window TAAGGTTCATAAACTTCTTCAATTGTTTGGGTATCTTCACCTGTAGCGGCGGCAATTGTTTCTAAGCCCACGGGACCACCGTTAAATTGTTCAATTATTACACTCAGCATTCGGCGATCTGTCCAATCTAAACCGCATGGGTCTACTTGAAATAGTTGCAAGGCTTCAGAGGCAACCGTTTCATTAATCTCACCCGATAACTTAACTTCCGCATAATCACGCACACGCTTAAGTAACCTATTGGCTATCCGGGGTGTGCCTCTGGAACGACGAGCAATTTCTGTCGCCCCATCTTGCGCTATGGGGGTTTTGAGAAAGTCTGCACTTCTTAACACAATTTGCCTGAGTTCGTCAACTTCGTAAAATCGCAGTTTCTGGACTAAGCCAAAGCGATCGCGTAAAGGTGAACTCAGCGCCCCGACACGAGTTGTCGCTCCCACCAGAGTAAATTTGTTCAGTGGTATACTTCTAATGCGAGCGCCAGCACCTTTGCCAACGGTAATATCTAAACGATAATCTTCCATCGCTGGATAGAGAATTTCTTCTGTCATCCGCGAAAGACGATGAATTTCATCAACAAACAGGATATCTCCGGCTTTAAGGTTCACTAGTAGCCCTACAATATCTCTGGGACGTTCTAGCGCTGGCGCACTGGTAATTTTGTAGTCAACTCCCATCTCTGATGCTAAAATCATTGCCATTGTTGTTTTACCCAATCCCGGAGGTCCATATAGCAGCAAGTGATCCAGCACCTCACCCCTTGACTTAGCTGCTTTGATGGCAATATCTAGCACATCCTTTAAGTCTTTTTGTCCAATGTAATCAGCAAATTGCTGAGGTCTGATACTCTCTTCTTGCTTACCTTGTTCGTCAGTAGCAGCTTCCGGTTGCAAAATGTTCTGATTTGCAGGTGCGGGGGTGGACTCCCTACGGGGCTTCTTTGGTTGTCCGTTGGGTTCTTGAGGCTGTTTTTTCGAGGAGATTATCGCCATAATTCAGCTATCAACTTTAACTTGAGGACTGTTTGAGGGTTATTTACACCGCAATAGCTGCGAGTAAATACGAGATTAGGGGCAAAAATTTTCGGCGAGAACTACACGCGTCCAATTAAAATTTAAATTCCAGTCGATTACCCAGGAGTGAAAAAGTTATTATGTTATCTAAAAGAATCTTACCGTGCTTAGATGTGAAGGCGGGACGGGTTGTAAAAGGAGTTAACTTTGTTGACCTTAAGGATGCAGGTGATCCGGTAGAACTAGCCAAGGTTTACAACGAAGCCGGTGCGGATGAGTTAGTGTTTCTGGATATTACGGCAACTCATGAAGACCGGGATACAATTATTGATGTGGTGTACCGCACTGCTGAACAGGTTTTTATTCCCTTGACTGTTGGTGGTGGGATTCAATCCTTAGAAAATGTTAAAGCTTTGTTACGAGCCGGCGCTGACAAGGTTAGTATTAATTCGGCGGCGGTACGTGATCCTGACTTGATTGATCGGGCAAGCGATCGCTTCGGTAATCAGTGCATAGTAGTTGCAATTGATGCCAGACGCAGGATTGACCCCAACAATCCAGGCTGGGATGTATACGTGCGAGGTGGTAGAGAAAATACTGGTTTAGATGCCTTACGTTGGGCGCAAGAAGTTGTAAAACGAGGTGCAGGGGAATTATTAGTGACGAGTATGGATGCTGACGGAACTCAAGCTGGCTACGACTTAGGGCTGACCAGAGCGATCGCTGAATCCGTAGAAGTTCCCGTCGTGGCTTCTGGGGGTGCAGGTAATTGTGAACACATTTATACGGCATTAACTGAGGGTAAAGCCGAAGCTGCGTTACTAGCATCATTACTGCATTACGGACAATTAAGCGTGGCAGAAATAAAGAACTATTTGCACGCTCATTCAGTACCAGTACGGTTGTGTGCTTAATTTCCAAAACGTCATCAAAATTTAACCACATCCATCATCAGTTAGATACAGTTATCTGAAATAGTGTTAACATTGGTTTACAAGTATGAATAAATATTAAGAAATATTATGTTGATTGTTATTTTGCTATTTGACGTAGCGCTGGTAGCATGGTCGCTGCACCTCATGGAAAAAGCCGTACAGTATAAAGAGTTTTCTTTAATGCTGGCTGGGACATTGGTGGCACTGGCAGCTGCTGCTATGTTGGTAGTTTATTTCCTCATGGGACACTGTATGACTTATCTGTTACAAGTGTCCTAAAAAATCCTGTGTAACAGAAGATATACTTTACATTTAATAAATCAGGCTTGACAAATTTCAAATATTAAGAGATTATAGATAAGAATCATAGGGGGCTATAGCACAGTTGGTAGCGCGTCTCAATGGCATTGAGAACTAACCCCCAGAAACAGCTATATAAGCATACTAATTCTTGAGTTATCCTATGTTCTGCCATAAACTGACATAGGTTAATGCGGCAAATAAAGGTTCAGAAGAATGGTAATTCTTGCATTCTCAGATGGACTTACGAGGATCAAAGGTATAGTCTAACTTGGGGGGCATGGGAAGATGCTTCAGAAAGAGCTAGGTTAGATTACTGTGGTAAATTAATATACCAGGATTGTTTGATAGGTCAATTTGACAGTACACTCAATAAATATAAGCTTTGGCTAGAAGGGATAACTTATAGTGGCAATGGGGGTAGCAAGCCTCCTGAATCAAAGTATCCTCCACTGATTGAAATGCTTCAGCTAAGGATTGATGACAACTACAATTCTGCTGATCAATCACTACTCAAACTCCTGCAAAAATATAAAAAGCAAATCAAAACCAGTCAGGATGCTAAGGAATTTCTAGACTGGCTTGATGGTAGGGGTATGAAAAAGAATAGTAAGAAAAGATACCTAGCTATTTTGCAAGTGCTTAGGAAAGATTTGTTTGGTAGCTTTCAGGTTAAGGTTCCAGATAAACCTAAACCTAAACCACTGACTACAAATGAAGTGGATAGGATTCTAAATTCTCTGCAAAGAGATCCTTTTTATCATCACTATCATGATTTTATACTACTATTACTTAACACTGGGTTACGCCTTAGTGAAGCAATTGGTTTGAGGTGGCAGGATATTGACCTACAGAAAAGGGAAATTCATGTCTATGAAACTCTATCTAAAGAGAGAGGTAGAAGCTCTAAAAGAGTCAGGAAGACCACCAAAACAAATGTTTATAGGATTGTGCCTATGAATAGCAAAGTGTACCAAATACTAAAGGTTAGGTCTGAAGCAAAGAATAAACAAGAGCTGATTTTTACTAGCCCTCAAGGTCTACCACTTGATAATCATAATGTAAATCAACGGTGTTGGAAGATAACTTTGGAAAACTTAGGTATCCCTCACAGACCACTCTATGTCTGTAGGTCAACCTTTATTAGCCATTGTATTAGCAGTGGTATTCCTCCTCATGAGGTGGCAGAACTGGTTGGTAACAGCCCTGAGATAATCTTTAAACATTACTTGGGTAGCGTTAGAAAACCTCAGTTGCCTGAGTTGTAAGCAATCAAGTAATCATTCCATAAAAACCATATTTATCTATCATGCACAACCCAAAGGTAAAAGAAATAGTTGAAGCACTAGAGCTTTCTGTTCAAGAGCTAACTGAAACTGTTGAGCTTTTAAAAATATGGGATGAGGGTTTAAAGTCTGAGCAACCAATCTTAGAAAGTTTAGCCAGTAGAGCTTTAAATAGTAGTTTCTCTAAGGTTTATGCAAGGCTAAATGAACTTTATGTAAGGCTTTTTATGATTAGCAATTAAAGCTTTTCACTCTAATTTATCTGCTTCTGTCACAAGAGAAGTAGATATTTTTGAATTAATACAGCCTCCAGAAAAACTTCTAGGGGCTGTATATCAGGTGGTTGAAGATTTAATTAAGTCAAGGCTTCAATGGGGCTTTAAACTTAGCTCCTAAAAGCTCTTATATAATAAGCCTTCTAGTTAACTAACCTCACCTTAGCATACCATAGCAGACCCAACATAACCTCACCTTACCGTACCTTGGTTATTATTATACCACAGGTTGAGGTTAAGCCTACTCTAACTTTTCTAGTAACTCATCTATTCTCTCGTTTATACTTTTGTAAAAATGTTCTTGATCATCTAAACTTATGTTAAGTTGATCTATCATTTGTGAAAGTAGGGATTGCTGGATCTCTACTATTT encodes:
- the ruvB gene encoding Holliday junction branch migration DNA helicase RuvB: MAIISSKKQPQEPNGQPKKPRRESTPAPANQNILQPEAATDEQGKQEESIRPQQFADYIGQKDLKDVLDIAIKAAKSRGEVLDHLLLYGPPGLGKTTMAMILASEMGVDYKITSAPALERPRDIVGLLVNLKAGDILFVDEIHRLSRMTEEILYPAMEDYRLDITVGKGAGARIRSIPLNKFTLVGATTRVGALSSPLRDRFGLVQKLRFYEVDELRQIVLRSADFLKTPIAQDGATEIARRSRGTPRIANRLLKRVRDYAEVKLSGEINETVASEALQLFQVDPCGLDWTDRRMLSVIIEQFNGGPVGLETIAAATGEDTQTIEEVYEPYLMQIGYLSRTPRGRIATTSAYKHLGFKPPNEQLSLL
- the hisF gene encoding imidazole glycerol phosphate synthase subunit HisF, with the translated sequence MLSKRILPCLDVKAGRVVKGVNFVDLKDAGDPVELAKVYNEAGADELVFLDITATHEDRDTIIDVVYRTAEQVFIPLTVGGGIQSLENVKALLRAGADKVSINSAAVRDPDLIDRASDRFGNQCIVVAIDARRRIDPNNPGWDVYVRGGRENTGLDALRWAQEVVKRGAGELLVTSMDADGTQAGYDLGLTRAIAESVEVPVVASGGAGNCEHIYTALTEGKAEAALLASLLHYGQLSVAEIKNYLHAHSVPVRLCA
- a CDS encoding site-specific integrase, producing MRQIKVQKNGNSCILRWTYEDQRYSLTWGAWEDASERARLDYCGKLIYQDCLIGQFDSTLNKYKLWLEGITYSGNGGSKPPESKYPPLIEMLQLRIDDNYNSADQSLLKLLQKYKKQIKTSQDAKEFLDWLDGRGMKKNSKKRYLAILQVLRKDLFGSFQVKVPDKPKPKPLTTNEVDRILNSLQRDPFYHHYHDFILLLLNTGLRLSEAIGLRWQDIDLQKREIHVYETLSKERGRSSKRVRKTTKTNVYRIVPMNSKVYQILKVRSEAKNKQELIFTSPQGLPLDNHNVNQRCWKITLENLGIPHRPLYVCRSTFISHCISSGIPPHEVAELVGNSPEIIFKHYLGSVRKPQLPEL